In Streptomyces canus, one DNA window encodes the following:
- a CDS encoding MarR family winged helix-turn-helix transcriptional regulator translates to MNQDGVDLETSLGYLLKEASSALRAAMEEVLRPLGMNVTRYSCLELLAQRPGLSNSELARGAFVTRQSMNVLLQALEREGYVTRPAEAPVGKVLPARLTPRGRRSLEKATVAVRSVEVRMLSGMTETEQSDAFRILQRMIHSLREGNDGA, encoded by the coding sequence ATGAATCAAGACGGTGTCGACCTTGAGACGTCACTGGGCTACCTGCTGAAAGAGGCGTCGAGTGCGCTCCGCGCAGCCATGGAGGAGGTGCTGCGGCCGCTCGGGATGAACGTAACGCGCTACTCCTGCCTCGAACTGCTGGCTCAACGACCGGGCTTGTCGAACTCCGAACTCGCACGGGGCGCGTTCGTGACACGGCAGTCGATGAACGTGCTGCTCCAGGCCCTGGAACGGGAGGGCTACGTGACCAGGCCCGCGGAGGCGCCCGTCGGAAAGGTTCTTCCCGCGCGGCTCACGCCTCGCGGACGACGGAGCCTTGAGAAGGCGACCGTAGCGGTCCGGTCCGTCGAGGTCAGAATGCTGTCCGGCATGACCGAGACCGAGCAGTCAGACGCGTTCCGGATCCTGCAGAGGATGATCCATTCTCTGCGCGAGGGCAACGATGGTGCATAG
- a CDS encoding VOC family protein produces the protein MPATGPDFISLQARDLDASQAFYEQYLGLVRSPAGPPHAVVFETKPIAFALRDVIPGTDLTSVAQPGIGAAIWLHATDVQAIHDALVADGHTIVSAPIDGPFGRTFTFADPDGYQVTLHDRA, from the coding sequence ATGCCCGCCACCGGTCCCGACTTCATCTCACTCCAAGCGCGCGACCTCGACGCTTCGCAGGCGTTCTACGAGCAGTACCTGGGCCTGGTGCGCTCGCCGGCCGGACCTCCGCACGCCGTCGTCTTCGAGACAAAGCCGATCGCGTTCGCACTCCGCGACGTGATTCCCGGCACCGATCTCACATCCGTTGCTCAGCCCGGCATCGGTGCCGCCATCTGGCTCCACGCCACAGACGTCCAGGCCATTCACGATGCTCTCGTGGCCGACGGTCACACCATCGTCTCCGCACCGATCGACGGCCCGTTCGGTCGGACCTTCACCTTCGCCGACCCCGACGGCTACCAGGTCACACTCCACGACCGCGCCTGA